The Drosophila teissieri strain GT53w chromosome X, Prin_Dtei_1.1, whole genome shotgun sequence genome has a segment encoding these proteins:
- the LOC122625111 gene encoding protein bangles and beads gives MKCQLLFVAIVCLASVWALPVPDEEVAIQPDNGAKAELLTKTVLPTAAEPAALKPEAEKPAETKTIEAKAAIPEQPAAIATAAAPITPVAEPAKEINSVELKSSAPDVETAPAIPEKKTLPEEAKPAQETAPVEAEKKQEKTARTEAEPAVEPAQPQATKAIELAPEAPAANAEVQKQIVDEAKPQEPKIDAKSAEEPAIPAVVVAEKETPVQPEQPARQERINEIEQKEAKKDAAAAAPEEPAKAAEAAPAPAPTAAPEAPKSDSNIQVIAPEKKSIESSPAAAAASPAAQAAQAKSGEAPKPVDQQKSTETVAESAPVLKTTAPFAPAGATKVTEAVKEQEKEQPAADTATKALPEQKKTEETAAPVGAPEPVAPAAAAAAAVPEAKKIDEAPAAEPVAIAQPIAQTPSAEPKKSSEEKSDKSESKVDGSSESKESDESSESKESN, from the coding sequence ATGAAGTGCCAACTACTTTTCGTGGCCATCGTGTGCCTGGCCAGCGTTTGGGCGCTGCCCGTGCCCGACGAGGAGGTGGCCATCCAGCCGGACAACGGTGCCAAGGCCGAGCTCCTCACCAAGACCGTGCTGCCCACCGCCGCTGAGCCTGCCGCCTTGAAGCCCGAGGCCGAGAAGCCGGCGGAGACCAAGACCATCGAAGCCAAGGCCGCCATTCCAGAGCAGCCAGccgccatcgccaccgccgCAGCTCCCATCACTCCAGTCGCCGAGCCAGCCAAGGAGATCAACAGCGTGGAACTGAAGTCGAGTGCGCCGGACGTAGAGACCGCTCCAGCCATTCCCGAGAAGAAGACCCTGCCCGAGGAGGCCAAGCCCGCCCAGGAGACAGCACCCGTTGAGGCCGagaagaagcaggagaagaCTGCCCGCACGGAGGCGGAACCCGCTGTCGAGCCCGCTCAGCCCCAGGCCACCAAAGCCATCGAACTGGCCCCCGAGGCACCAGCCGCCAATGCCGAGGTGCAGAAGCAAATTGTCGACGAGGCCAAGCCCCAGGAGCCCAAGATCGATGCCAAGTCCGCCGAGGAGCCAGCCATTCCCGCCGTAGTCGTTGCCGAGAAGGAGACACCCGTGCAGCCCGAGCAGCCCGCCCGCCAGGAGAGGATCAACGAAATCGAACAGAAGGAGGCCAAGAAGgacgctgctgccgctgccccaGAGGAGCCAGCCAAGGCCGCTGAAGCCGcacccgcacccgcacccACCGCCGCCCCAGAGGCTCCCAAGTCGGATTCCAACATCCAGGTGATTGCGCCCGAGAAGAAGTCCATCGAGTCGTCGCCCGCCGCCGCGGCTGCTTCTCCAGCTGCCCAAGCCGCCCAGGCCAAGTCCGGCGAGGCCCCCAAGCCAGTTGACCAGCAGAAGAGCACCGAGACCGTGGCCGAGTCCGCTCCCGTCCTAAAGACCACTGCCCCATTCGCTCCGGCCGGTGCCACCAAGGTGACGGAGGCCgtcaaggagcaggagaaggaacAGCCAGCCGCTGATACCGCTACCAAGGCCCTGCCCGAGCAGAAGAAGACGGAGGAGACAGCCGCCCCAGTTGGAGCACCAGAGCCCgttgcccctgctgctgccgccgctgctgccgtgCCCGAGGCCAAGAAGATCGACGAAGCACCAGCTGCCGAGCCCGTGGCCATTGCCCAGCCCATTGCCCAGACACCATCGGCCGAGCCCAAAAAGTCGTCGGAGGAGAAGTCAGACAAGTCCGAGTCCAAGGTCGATGGCTCCTCGGAGTCCAAGGAGTCGGACGAGAGCAGCGAATCGAAGGAATCCAACTAG